One genomic region from Rhizomicrobium palustre encodes:
- the cysN gene encoding sulfate adenylyltransferase subunit CysN yields the protein MQAPSELREYLAQQENKSFLRFLTCGSVDDGKSTLIGRLLYDTKLLFDDQLSTLEKDSKQHGTTGGDMDFALLVDGLEAEREQGITIDVAYRFFTTDKRKFIVADTPGHEQYTRNMATGASNSDLAVILIDARKGVLTQTRRHAYIASLLGIRHVVLAVNKIDLVGFQQSVFDTIVAEFGKFAAPLGFASLTPIPMSARFGDNVMARSQNTPWYKGVSLLEHLETVDVDTALTEKPFRLPVQWVNRPNLDFRGFSGTIVAGRVAPGDTIAVAGSGRTSTVKRIVTQDGDLPAAGAGEAVTLTLADEIDISRGDVLVAAQARPEVSDQFAAHLIWMAEEALLPGRQYLLKLATSTVPAQITALKHKVDVNTLGHSAAKTLGLNEIGYVNVSLAQPLAFDPYSESRDMGGFILIDRFSNATVGAGMIDFGLRRATNVHWQALDVNKDARAGLKHQKPAVLWFTGLSGSGKSTIANLVERQLHAEGRHTYILDGDNVRHGLNRDLGFTDADRVENIRRVAEAAKLFVEAGLIVLVSFISPFKSERRMARELLGPGEFIEVFVDTPLEVCMQRDVKGLYAKAKAGQIKNFTGIDSPYERPEQPELTLTTVAADPAAEASRILDFLRRGGYVP from the coding sequence ATGCAGGCGCCCTCTGAATTGCGCGAATACCTCGCGCAGCAGGAAAACAAGTCCTTCTTGCGCTTTTTGACGTGCGGCAGCGTCGATGACGGCAAATCCACGCTGATTGGGCGGCTGCTCTACGATACCAAGCTGCTCTTTGACGACCAGCTCTCCACGCTGGAAAAGGATTCCAAGCAGCACGGCACCACTGGCGGCGATATGGATTTCGCGCTTCTGGTCGACGGGCTTGAGGCCGAGCGCGAGCAGGGCATCACCATCGATGTTGCCTATCGCTTCTTCACCACCGATAAGCGCAAATTCATCGTCGCCGATACGCCCGGCCATGAGCAATACACCCGCAACATGGCGACTGGTGCCTCCAATTCCGATCTCGCGGTAATCTTGATCGATGCGCGCAAGGGCGTTTTGACCCAGACGCGCCGCCACGCCTATATCGCCTCGCTGCTCGGCATCCGCCATGTGGTGCTGGCGGTGAACAAGATCGATCTCGTCGGTTTCCAGCAATCCGTCTTCGACACCATCGTGGCGGAATTCGGCAAATTCGCCGCGCCGCTTGGCTTCGCTAGCCTCACGCCTATTCCCATGTCGGCGCGCTTTGGTGACAACGTCATGGCGCGAAGCCAGAACACGCCGTGGTACAAGGGTGTCTCGCTGCTCGAGCATCTCGAAACGGTGGATGTGGATACGGCCCTGACGGAGAAACCCTTCCGCCTGCCGGTGCAATGGGTGAACCGACCCAATCTCGATTTCCGCGGCTTCTCGGGCACGATCGTGGCTGGGCGCGTGGCACCCGGGGATACGATTGCCGTGGCGGGCTCGGGCCGCACTTCGACTGTGAAACGTATTGTGACCCAGGATGGCGATCTTCCTGCTGCGGGTGCGGGGGAGGCGGTCACGCTGACACTGGCGGATGAAATCGATATTTCACGAGGAGATGTGCTGGTCGCCGCGCAAGCCCGGCCCGAAGTGTCCGACCAATTCGCCGCCCATCTCATCTGGATGGCGGAGGAGGCGCTACTTCCAGGTCGCCAGTATTTGCTCAAGCTTGCCACTTCTACCGTTCCGGCCCAGATCACCGCCCTGAAACACAAGGTAGACGTCAACACGCTCGGTCATTCGGCGGCCAAGACCTTGGGGCTGAACGAGATCGGCTATGTGAATGTCTCGCTGGCCCAGCCATTGGCCTTCGATCCTTATAGCGAGAGCCGCGATATGGGCGGCTTTATCCTGATCGACCGCTTCAGCAACGCGACTGTCGGGGCGGGGATGATTGATTTCGGTCTGCGCCGCGCCACCAATGTGCATTGGCAAGCCCTGGACGTGAATAAGGATGCCCGCGCCGGGCTCAAGCATCAGAAACCGGCCGTGCTCTGGTTCACAGGCCTGTCGGGATCGGGCAAATCGACGATCGCCAATCTGGTGGAACGCCAGCTCCATGCCGAGGGCCGCCATACCTACATCCTGGACGGTGACAACGTCCGTCATGGCCTCAATCGTGACCTGGGCTTCACAGATGCCGACCGTGTGGAGAACATCCGGCGTGTGGCGGAGGCGGCCAAGCTCTTTGTGGAGGCCGGACTGATCGTCTTGGTGTCCTTCATCTCGCCCTTCAAATCGGAGCGGCGTATGGCGCGGGAGCTCCTGGGCCCAGGGGAGTTTATCGAGGTCTTTGTCGACACCCCCCTGGAGGTCTGCATGCAGCGCGACGTCAAAGGGCTCTACGCCAAAGCCAAGGCTGGGCAGATCAAGAATTTCACCGGCATCGATAGCCCCTATGAGCGTCCGGAGCAGCCGGAATTGACCTTGACCACCGTCGCCGCGGATCCCGCGGCCGAGGCGAGCCGGATTCTGGATTTCCTGCGCAGAGGGGGCTACGTCCCATAG
- the cysD gene encoding sulfate adenylyltransferase subunit CysD encodes MDTKLAVVSHLKRLEAESIHIMREVAASFEKPVMLYSIGKDSAVMLHLAMKAFYPSKPPFPLLHVDTTWKFREMISFRDAMAKKLGIDLLVHINEDGVRRGVNPFDSGSALHTQVMKTEGLKQALDKYGFDAAFGGARRDEEKSRAKERIFSFRNASHGWDPKNQRPELWRVYNTRVNKGESIRVFPLSNWTELDIWQYIMAEDIPIVPLYFAKKRPVVERSGTLIMVDDERMKLLPGEKIEERLVRFRTLGCYPLTGAIESEADTLEAIVSEMLTARTSERQGRLIDSDEKSSMEKKKKEGYF; translated from the coding sequence TTGGACACTAAATTAGCTGTTGTTTCTCATTTGAAGCGCCTCGAGGCGGAGAGCATCCACATCATGCGGGAGGTTGCGGCCTCCTTTGAGAAGCCGGTGATGCTCTACTCGATCGGCAAGGATTCGGCGGTGATGCTGCATCTGGCGATGAAGGCGTTTTACCCCTCCAAGCCGCCGTTCCCGCTGCTCCATGTCGACACGACCTGGAAATTCCGGGAGATGATCAGCTTCCGCGATGCGATGGCGAAAAAGCTCGGCATCGATCTGTTGGTGCATATCAACGAGGATGGCGTGCGTCGTGGCGTCAACCCCTTTGATTCCGGCTCGGCCTTGCATACCCAGGTAATGAAGACCGAAGGCTTGAAGCAGGCGCTCGATAAATACGGCTTCGATGCTGCATTCGGCGGCGCGCGCCGCGACGAGGAAAAGTCGCGCGCCAAGGAACGCATCTTCTCATTTCGCAACGCGTCCCACGGCTGGGACCCGAAAAATCAGCGTCCGGAGCTTTGGCGCGTCTACAACACCCGCGTGAATAAGGGCGAAAGCATCCGTGTCTTCCCGCTCTCCAACTGGACTGAGCTCGATATCTGGCAATACATCATGGCGGAGGACATCCCGATCGTGCCGCTCTATTTCGCCAAAAAACGCCCCGTGGTGGAACGCTCCGGAACGCTCATCATGGTCGATGACGAGCGCATGAAGCTTCTGCCTGGCGAGAAGATTGAGGAGCGCCTGGTGCGCTTCCGCACGCTGGGCTGCTATCCTTTGACCGGCGCCATTGAGAGTGAGGCCGATACGCTGGAAGCCATCGTCTCTGAAATGCTGACCGCACGCACCTCTGAGCGCCAGGGCAGGCTCATCGACAGCGACGAAAAATCTTCCATGGAGAAGAAAAAGAAAGAGGGATATTTCTGA
- a CDS encoding class I SAM-dependent methyltransferase: MGGNLYDKYNARNPVAAYLMRGFLQSFDQLTAKVPVGAAVEVGCGEGELIRRLALRGWQTTGFDVSPDVIAIAKERAARAGATTTFFSADIHEVAVPPADLLLCCEVLEHVEQPGDALDKLSKAAPFALFSVPREPVWRVLNMLRGAYWSDWGNTPGHIQHWSATGFLDFLSSRYTVMEVRRPLPWTMALCRSRA; the protein is encoded by the coding sequence TTGGGCGGGAACCTCTACGACAAATACAACGCGCGTAATCCCGTAGCAGCTTATCTGATGCGGGGCTTCCTGCAGTCCTTTGATCAGCTCACCGCTAAGGTGCCAGTTGGGGCTGCGGTAGAAGTCGGCTGTGGTGAGGGCGAGTTGATCCGGCGCTTGGCGCTGCGGGGCTGGCAGACGACCGGGTTCGATGTTTCTCCCGATGTCATTGCGATCGCCAAGGAACGGGCTGCGCGGGCAGGCGCGACGACCACATTTTTTAGCGCGGATATCCACGAAGTAGCGGTTCCGCCAGCCGATCTGCTTTTGTGCTGCGAGGTGCTGGAGCATGTCGAGCAGCCGGGCGATGCGCTCGATAAGCTCTCGAAAGCGGCGCCTTTTGCCCTCTTCAGTGTACCTCGGGAACCCGTTTGGCGGGTTTTGAATATGCTCCGAGGCGCTTATTGGTCAGATTGGGGTAATACGCCTGGGCACATCCAGCATTGGAGTGCCACGGGGTTCCTGGATTTCCTGTCTTCTCGTTATACGGTGATGGAAGTTCGCCGGCCGCTCCCTTGGACCATGGCCTTGTGCCGGTCCCGCGCCTAG
- a CDS encoding GDP-L-fucose synthase family protein: MTAPVLFPLAGKRVLVAGHKGMAGSSVVRRLERENCAILTADREEVDMSRQAEVEDWLAAIKPDAIFLAAAKVGGIHANSTRPAEFLYDNLIIEANVIHNAYKAGVKKLLFLGSSCIYPRGAAQPIKEEALLTGPLEPTNDAYALAKIAGIKLCETYRKQYGADFISAMPTNLYGPGDRYDLEHGHVVAALIMKIHAAKKAGNKEVVLWGTGTPLREFLYTEDLADGLVYLMKHYSGAPHVNLGTGVEHTIRQLAEAIAKAAGWEGRFVYDTTKPDGMPRKVMDVSRMTALGWTAQTRFEDGIKAAYEWYVGQRC; the protein is encoded by the coding sequence ATGACCGCGCCTGTGCTTTTTCCGCTGGCGGGCAAACGCGTCCTGGTGGCGGGCCACAAGGGTATGGCGGGATCCTCGGTCGTCCGGCGGCTTGAGCGGGAGAATTGCGCCATCCTCACCGCCGATCGCGAGGAGGTCGACATGTCTCGCCAAGCCGAGGTCGAGGATTGGCTGGCGGCGATCAAGCCTGACGCGATATTCCTGGCGGCAGCCAAGGTGGGCGGCATTCATGCCAACAGCACCAGGCCTGCTGAGTTTCTTTATGACAACCTCATCATCGAGGCCAATGTCATTCACAACGCCTATAAGGCCGGCGTCAAAAAACTTCTGTTCCTGGGCTCGTCCTGCATTTATCCGCGCGGTGCAGCCCAGCCGATCAAGGAAGAGGCGCTGTTGACGGGACCTCTGGAGCCGACCAACGACGCTTATGCGCTCGCAAAAATCGCAGGCATCAAGCTCTGCGAAACCTACCGCAAACAATACGGCGCGGATTTCATTTCGGCGATGCCGACCAATCTTTATGGTCCCGGAGACCGCTATGATCTCGAACATGGCCATGTCGTCGCCGCGCTGATCATGAAAATCCACGCCGCCAAGAAGGCGGGTAACAAGGAAGTCGTGCTCTGGGGCACCGGCACGCCGCTGCGAGAGTTTCTTTACACGGAAGATCTCGCTGATGGCCTAGTCTACTTGATGAAGCATTATTCCGGCGCACCCCATGTCAATCTCGGCACCGGGGTGGAGCACACCATCCGCCAGCTCGCCGAAGCCATCGCCAAGGCCGCGGGGTGGGAAGGCCGGTTCGTCTACGACACCACCAAGCCCGACGGCATGCCGCGCAAGGTGATGGATGTGTCCCGCATGACCGCCTTGGGGTGGACGGCGCAGACCCGCTTCGAAGACGGCATCAAAGCCGCATATGAGTGGTATGTCGGCCAGCGCTGCTGA
- the gmd gene encoding GDP-mannose 4,6-dehydratase, whose translation MRKRALITGVTGQDGAYLAAFLLKQGYEVHGVKRRSSSFNTGRVDHLYQDPHEPEIGFVLHFGDMTDSTNLIRLVQEVQPDEIYNLAAQSHVQVSFDTAEYTANADGVGALRILEAIRLLGLTKTTRYYQASTSELYGLAQERPQRETTPFYPRSPYAVAKLYAYWITVNYREAYGIHASNGILFNHESPLRGETFVTRKISRGVAAIHEGLQDKLYMGNIDSVRDWGHARDYVEGMWRMVQQDNPSDYVLATGQTHSVREFIELCFAHVGTTLCWEGKGVEERGVDAKSGRVLVEIDPRYFRPTEVEYLCGDASKARNQLGWTPATSFQDLVAEMMRSDMASIARKCGHVE comes from the coding sequence ATGAGAAAGCGTGCTCTTATCACCGGCGTAACGGGGCAGGACGGGGCGTATCTGGCGGCCTTTCTGTTGAAGCAAGGCTATGAGGTCCATGGCGTAAAGCGCCGCTCGTCCTCCTTTAACACGGGCAGGGTCGACCACCTTTACCAAGACCCTCATGAGCCGGAGATCGGCTTTGTCCTGCATTTCGGCGATATGACGGATTCCACCAATCTGATCCGTCTGGTGCAGGAAGTGCAGCCGGACGAGATTTATAATCTCGCGGCTCAAAGTCATGTTCAGGTGAGCTTCGATACCGCCGAATATACGGCGAATGCCGATGGCGTCGGCGCGCTGCGCATTTTGGAAGCCATCCGCCTTTTGGGGCTGACCAAGACGACACGATATTACCAAGCCTCTACCTCGGAACTTTATGGTTTGGCGCAGGAGCGGCCACAGCGCGAGACCACGCCCTTTTATCCACGCAGCCCTTATGCCGTTGCCAAGCTCTATGCCTATTGGATTACCGTGAACTACCGCGAGGCTTATGGCATTCACGCGTCTAACGGCATTCTCTTTAATCATGAAAGCCCGTTGCGCGGTGAAACCTTCGTCACCCGAAAGATCAGTCGCGGGGTTGCCGCGATCCATGAAGGGCTTCAGGACAAGCTTTATATGGGCAATATCGATTCCGTGCGCGACTGGGGCCATGCCCGCGATTATGTCGAAGGCATGTGGCGGATGGTGCAGCAGGACAATCCGTCCGATTATGTGCTGGCGACGGGGCAAACCCATTCCGTGCGCGAGTTCATAGAACTGTGCTTTGCCCATGTCGGCACAACGCTCTGCTGGGAAGGCAAGGGTGTTGAGGAACGCGGGGTGGATGCCAAATCCGGTCGCGTGCTTGTCGAAATCGATCCGCGCTATTTTCGTCCAACAGAGGTTGAATATCTCTGCGGGGATGCGTCGAAAGCCCGAAACCAGCTTGGCTGGACCCCAGCGACGAGTTTTCAGGATTTGGTTGCTGAAATGATGCGGTCGGATATGGCCTCCATCGCGCGCAAATGCGGGCACGTCGAATGA
- a CDS encoding mannose-1-phosphate guanylyltransferase/mannose-6-phosphate isomerase produces the protein MALVPVILSGGSGTRLWPLSRNSLPKQLLALHGQQTMIQETVLRAQVPGASAPILLCNDSHRFLVAEQMQEVGVKPTAIVLEPVGRNTAPAAAVAALVAHEHDPEAVIALLPSDHVVSDEAAFRAALDVAIRAAEAGYIVTFGMSPTAPETGYGYIQRGAPVEAVPGAFRVNAFKEKPNADVAAEYLADGGYFWNGGMFVFKAKTMIEEIERLAPDILPPVREALNKAAHDLDFVRLDKDSFSTAPNISIDYAIMEKTNKAVLVPCSIGWNDVGAWSSLWEVRAQDEAGNVFQGDVFAHDTRDSLVLSGKTLTALVGVKDLVVIATKDAVLVADKSHSQDVKHIVDQLKAADRVERMEHTTIFRPWGSYEVVDRGENFLVNHIMIKPGGRISLHAHHHRAEHWVVVQGTAKVTCGERVSLLHENASTFIPIGEKHTLENPGREPVRLIEVQSGPYLGCDDIDRLEDYYGKP, from the coding sequence ATGGCTCTCGTTCCCGTCATTTTATCCGGGGGGTCCGGAACTCGCCTTTGGCCGCTTTCGCGCAATTCACTGCCCAAGCAATTGCTGGCGCTCCATGGCCAGCAAACGATGATCCAGGAAACGGTACTGCGGGCGCAGGTGCCGGGCGCTTCGGCGCCCATTCTTCTGTGCAATGACAGTCATCGCTTTCTTGTCGCCGAACAGATGCAGGAGGTTGGGGTTAAGCCCACCGCGATCGTGCTTGAGCCGGTTGGGCGCAACACGGCGCCTGCGGCGGCGGTTGCCGCACTGGTGGCGCATGAACACGATCCCGAGGCCGTGATCGCGCTGCTGCCGTCCGATCATGTGGTCTCTGACGAGGCTGCGTTCCGAGCTGCGCTGGACGTCGCTATTCGTGCTGCTGAAGCCGGATATATCGTGACCTTCGGCATGTCTCCCACCGCGCCCGAGACAGGCTATGGATATATTCAGCGTGGTGCGCCGGTTGAAGCTGTTCCGGGCGCCTTCCGCGTGAATGCCTTCAAGGAAAAGCCCAACGCAGATGTAGCGGCTGAATACCTTGCGGATGGTGGATATTTCTGGAACGGCGGCATGTTCGTCTTCAAGGCGAAGACAATGATCGAAGAAATCGAGCGTTTGGCGCCCGATATTCTGCCCCCGGTACGAGAGGCGCTTAACAAGGCTGCGCACGACCTCGATTTCGTGCGGCTGGACAAGGACAGCTTTTCCACCGCCCCGAACATCTCCATCGACTACGCCATCATGGAAAAGACCAACAAGGCTGTCCTGGTGCCTTGTTCCATCGGCTGGAATGATGTCGGCGCCTGGTCGTCTCTTTGGGAAGTGCGCGCGCAGGATGAGGCCGGAAACGTATTTCAAGGCGATGTGTTCGCGCATGACACGCGCGACTCGCTGGTCCTGAGTGGTAAGACCCTGACGGCGCTGGTGGGCGTCAAAGATCTTGTGGTGATTGCGACCAAGGACGCGGTGCTGGTAGCCGACAAGTCGCATTCGCAAGACGTCAAGCATATTGTCGATCAGCTCAAGGCCGCGGATCGCGTCGAGCGGATGGAGCACACCACGATCTTTCGGCCTTGGGGCAGCTATGAAGTGGTGGATCGTGGCGAGAACTTTCTCGTCAATCACATCATGATCAAGCCCGGCGGGCGCATCTCCTTGCACGCACATCATCATCGGGCGGAGCATTGGGTCGTAGTGCAGGGAACCGCCAAGGTGACGTGTGGCGAAAGGGTCAGCCTCCTGCACGAAAACGCCTCTACCTTCATCCCGATCGGCGAAAAGCACACCCTTGAAAACCCTGGGCGGGAACCTGTTCGCCTGATCGAAGTGCAGTCGGGACCCTATCTTGGTTGCGACGACATTGACCGTCTCGAGGATTATTACGGCAAGCCGTAG
- a CDS encoding capsule assembly Wzi family protein produces the protein MRALRFVASLGTWAGLAGAAFAGNWTDIQDAQLRSDIELLASAGLIDNIAMHWPLPWQGLKDSLETAGGLGTQPGYIQNVADRVLQQSASATQRDHLRTELFWDATGSPAVVRGYGALGRATLQSQVSMEYMWRDTTVHLSLGAQSVNKFDHQVFVPDGSYIAQRLGDTYIYAGYLQHWWGPGWISALPLSTNARPIPQIGISRVSTEAFESPWLSWLGPWHFEFFVGVLDGPRVAHNTIYDGLRFAFNPLPGLEIGVSRTDMMCGSGHPCKPIAGYFDPRNDPSHTDIVNDEGSIDIRYTGAFKGLNYSVYTQLLNEDTNPFVHSGTAHLYGASVWHGFDDVIGRLTVEYADSTASMNMFGGSAWHGAVYNNYSYIDGMRYRGRTLGFSLDSDSRLMTVQASLTDAAQRSFTLTYSRVRISDPLNSSGNVVTTSPVSYNLGQARFSLPLRFTGQNVRLDLEGRFQDDQPRPNRGSMATAEAALRIGL, from the coding sequence GTGCGTGCTTTGCGATTTGTGGCATCGCTCGGAACATGGGCTGGTTTGGCCGGGGCGGCGTTCGCAGGAAACTGGACCGACATCCAAGATGCTCAGCTTCGCTCCGATATCGAGCTCTTGGCAAGCGCGGGCTTGATCGACAACATCGCCATGCACTGGCCGCTGCCATGGCAGGGTCTCAAAGACAGTCTGGAGACGGCGGGTGGGCTTGGCACACAGCCCGGCTATATCCAAAACGTGGCCGACAGGGTTTTGCAGCAATCGGCATCCGCGACCCAGCGTGATCATTTGCGAACGGAGCTTTTCTGGGACGCAACGGGGTCACCCGCAGTGGTTCGCGGCTATGGCGCGCTCGGCCGTGCAACACTGCAAAGCCAGGTCTCGATGGAGTACATGTGGCGTGATACGACCGTGCACCTCAGCCTCGGGGCGCAAAGCGTAAACAAATTCGACCATCAAGTTTTTGTGCCGGACGGCAGCTATATCGCGCAGCGCTTGGGGGATACATACATCTATGCGGGTTATCTGCAGCATTGGTGGGGGCCGGGCTGGATCTCGGCGCTGCCTCTCTCAACCAATGCGCGCCCCATACCGCAAATCGGGATATCCCGCGTCTCTACTGAGGCTTTCGAAAGCCCATGGCTGAGCTGGCTGGGGCCATGGCATTTCGAGTTTTTTGTGGGCGTATTGGATGGCCCCCGCGTCGCGCACAACACGATATATGATGGCTTGCGGTTCGCGTTTAATCCGCTGCCCGGTCTCGAAATCGGGGTATCGCGCACGGATATGATGTGCGGCTCGGGCCATCCCTGTAAGCCTATCGCGGGATACTTCGATCCTCGCAACGATCCCTCGCATACGGACATCGTCAACGACGAGGGCTCGATTGATATTCGCTATACCGGCGCGTTCAAAGGTCTCAATTATTCCGTCTACACACAGCTTTTGAACGAAGACACCAATCCCTTTGTTCACTCCGGCACGGCGCACCTTTACGGCGCGAGCGTGTGGCATGGATTTGACGATGTCATTGGCCGCCTCACCGTCGAATATGCCGACAGCACCGCGTCCATGAACATGTTTGGCGGAAGCGCTTGGCACGGCGCGGTGTACAACAATTACAGCTACATTGATGGAATGCGCTATCGCGGCCGGACGCTTGGTTTCAGCCTCGACAGCGATTCGAGATTGATGACGGTTCAAGCCTCTCTCACGGATGCGGCGCAGCGCAGTTTTACCTTAACGTATAGCCGGGTGAGGATCTCTGACCCGCTGAACTCGTCCGGCAACGTGGTGACGACATCCCCTGTATCCTACAATCTGGGGCAGGCTCGCTTCAGTTTGCCGCTGCGCTTTACGGGCCAGAACGTGCGTCTGGATCTGGAAGGACGGTTTCAAGATGATCAGCCCCGGCCAAACCGGGGATCAATGGCCACTGCAGAGGCGGCCTTGCGTATCGGCCTTTGA
- the galU gene encoding UTP--glucose-1-phosphate uridylyltransferase GalU, whose amino-acid sequence MVNPKPVRKAVLPVAGLGTRFLPATKAIPKEMLPVVDKPVVQYAVEEAREAGIEQFVFVTGRGKTVISDHFDHAYELESQLAAREKNDILNSLLEMLPPTGSVGFVRQQNPLGLGHAVWCARHFIGNDPFAVLLPDDLMVGKPGSIAQMVEAYNQVGGGCIVAAEQKTREETKRYGVVDPGAKTGNATEVKALVEKPEPENAPSTLCIIGRYILQPEIFAILDRQERGAGNEIQLTDAMAQLIGTMPFHAVETNCARFDCGDKVGFLHANIAVGLQRPDIAPALKAILKSLEV is encoded by the coding sequence ATGGTCAATCCGAAGCCTGTTCGCAAGGCCGTACTCCCCGTCGCAGGACTTGGAACCCGCTTTCTTCCCGCCACCAAGGCCATCCCGAAAGAGATGCTTCCGGTAGTCGACAAACCGGTTGTGCAATATGCGGTGGAGGAAGCACGTGAGGCGGGCATCGAGCAATTCGTGTTCGTGACGGGACGTGGCAAGACGGTTATTTCGGACCACTTCGATCACGCCTACGAGCTGGAATCTCAGCTCGCAGCGCGCGAGAAGAACGACATCCTGAACAGCTTGTTAGAAATGCTGCCGCCAACCGGCTCCGTCGGCTTCGTGCGTCAGCAAAATCCTCTCGGACTTGGCCATGCGGTTTGGTGTGCGCGCCACTTCATCGGCAACGATCCTTTTGCCGTACTGCTGCCCGACGATCTCATGGTGGGAAAGCCCGGCAGCATCGCCCAGATGGTCGAAGCGTATAATCAGGTCGGCGGTGGCTGCATTGTCGCAGCCGAGCAGAAGACCCGCGAAGAGACCAAGCGCTATGGCGTCGTCGATCCAGGGGCGAAGACGGGCAATGCCACGGAGGTGAAGGCGCTGGTCGAAAAGCCTGAGCCGGAGAATGCGCCGTCTACCCTCTGCATTATTGGCCGTTACATTCTGCAGCCTGAGATTTTTGCCATCTTGGACCGCCAGGAACGCGGCGCCGGGAACGAAATTCAGCTCACCGACGCGATGGCTCAGCTCATCGGCACCATGCCGTTCCATGCCGTCGAAACCAACTGCGCGCGCTTCGATTGCGGCGATAAGGTCGGCTTTCTGCATGCCAACATTGCCGTCGGATTACAGCGCCCCGACATCGCCCCTGCCTTGAAAGCCATCCTTAAGTCCTTGGAGGTCTGA